The Deltaproteobacteria bacterium region CCTTGAGGTGGGGCGGTTTCGATCCGGGCACGGCCGCATCGACCGTCGTTTTCACCGCGGGGAGCCGGAAGATCCGGTCCTCACCGTGGGGGGCGAGTTTCAATGCTTCCGTCAGGTCGAACCCCGCTTGGTGTTTCCCCATGTGGATCCCCTTCTGCCACAGCTTGCTGCCCGACGCGTCGTAGATCGTTCCTTTATAAGCGAAGTAGGCCGGCGCCCCGTCCTTACCCGTGAACGCCGCCAGCTCCTCCACGGTCATCTCCTGCTTTCGGGAGTCCACCTGAACCCGCCGTGCCGCAAGTCGCGGCCCGACGATGAAGGTCACGATGAACGCCGTGGCGGTCATCACCAGGTAGATGGCGATCTTGATCGTCAGCAGCACGCCGAACCGGGTGTGAAAGAGGTCCTCCCATGTCGGGATGCGGTAGGCCGTCAGGATCGCCCCCGTGACGGCCATCACGACGATGGATCCCCATCCCACCATCAGCTCCCCGCGGGGCAGCCCGTGGGAGGCGTAGGCGGGCTTCAGCAGGAGGTGCACGTAAAGGATGGTGCCGAACCACATCACCGCCGTGAGGAGGTGGAGGAAACCAGCCGCGAATCGAACACCGCGATGGAGGGGGGAGGCCGGCGAACCTTTTCCGGAGGCGGCCCGCGACGCGAGGAACTCCTTCCCGGCGGCGGTGAGCTCCCCGCCGCCCGGAGCGTCCACGTGGCATGCGGCGCACTCCCTGCCGGTCCGCCGCGCGAACTCTTCGGTGGACAGCCCCGGAGCCGGGAACAGGATCAGTCCAAGGAACAGTGCCGCCCCGGCGAAGGCCGCCGTCCGCCGGAACGGGCGGGCGGCGACTCTCCCGATCATTTCTTCGCCCGGTCCAGGAGGGAGAAGCCGAAGAGGGCCCAGAAGTAATCCCCCTCGTTCCCCCCGAACCGCTTGTTCCCTCCGGCCATGTTCTCGCCCGCCAGCTGCCCCTGCCGGATGGCGCTGCGCCAGCCGAAGTTGATTCGGCCCACCCCCTTCGGCTGGTTCGCGAACTCGGCGCAATCCCCGGCGGCGTACACGTTCGGGGCGCTCGTCCGCAGGAAATCGTCCACGAGGACCCCCGTCCCCACCATCACTCCGCTGCCGGAGAGGAATCCCACGGAAGGGACGCGCTCCGTGGCGACCACCACGAGGGAGCAGGGGATCTCCTCCCCGCCGCGCGTGAGGACCACGGTGGTCTCCGCGTCCTTTTCCCACGCGTGGACGATGTTCTCCCCTTCGAGGATCCGCGCGCCCCGGTTGCGGACGTCGTCCAGGATGCTCGCCTCCAGCTCGCCGGCGATCGGGTAGCCGTATTTCGGCAGGTCCGGCTTGACCCAGACGACTTCCTTCTTCGCCCCCCGCAGCGCCCGGCACGCCTCGATCGCCAGGTATCCGGGGCCGTAGACCACCGCGCCCCCCGGAAGGGCCGCCCGCTCCCGGATGGCGAGCGCATCCTTCCGGGAGTCGAAGACCCGGATCGCGGGGATACCCTTCATCAACGGCGTCGGGACGTCCGGCTTCCCCCCGGTGGAGACCAGCAGCACGTCGTACCCTTCCCGCGTCCCGTCGGAAAAATCGACCTGCCGGTTCCCCATGTCCAGCCGCACGGCCCGATGGCCGGTCAGCCACCGCACGCCCTTTTCCGCAAGGTCCCTGCCTTGCGGATCCAGGATCGAATCGTCCCCGGCGTCCCCCAGGATCAGGTCGGGAAGCAGCGGGCGAAGATACGGGGCATCCGTTTCATCCGTGGCGACGACGATCTCCGCGTCGGGCTTTTCCTTCCGGAGCGTTTTCGCCGCCGCGATCCCCGCGGGGCCGCCTCCCAGGATCAGGTACCGCATCGCGCACCTCCGTGCCCCGCCGGGTCTCCCCGGCGCGTCCTCCGGTTAATGCCCGTGGGCCGGGGACGCCGCCGGTTTCCCTTCCGCCGGATGGCCTTCCCCCGCGTGTCCGCCCTCCCCCGCTCCATGGACGATCGGGGTGGTGGCGCCGTTGTAGAGCCGCTCCACGAAGTGCAGGTACGGG contains the following coding sequences:
- a CDS encoding CopD family protein, which translates into the protein MIGRVAARPFRRTAAFAGAALFLGLILFPAPGLSTEEFARRTGRECAACHVDAPGGGELTAAGKEFLASRAASGKGSPASPLHRGVRFAAGFLHLLTAVMWFGTILYVHLLLKPAYASHGLPRGELMVGWGSIVVMAVTGAILTAYRIPTWEDLFHTRFGVLLTIKIAIYLVMTATAFIVTFIVGPRLAARRVQVDSRKQEMTVEELAAFTGKDGAPAYFAYKGTIYDASGSKLWQKGIHMGKHQAGFDLTEALKLAPHGEDRIFRLPAVKTTVDAAVPGSKPPHLKAFYFMTFLNLFLVLAVLLIIALWRWW
- a CDS encoding FAD-dependent oxidoreductase; the protein is MRYLILGGGPAGIAAAKTLRKEKPDAEIVVATDETDAPYLRPLLPDLILGDAGDDSILDPQGRDLAEKGVRWLTGHRAVRLDMGNRQVDFSDGTREGYDVLLVSTGGKPDVPTPLMKGIPAIRVFDSRKDALAIRERAALPGGAVVYGPGYLAIEACRALRGAKKEVVWVKPDLPKYGYPIAGELEASILDDVRNRGARILEGENIVHAWEKDAETTVVLTRGGEEIPCSLVVVATERVPSVGFLSGSGVMVGTGVLVDDFLRTSAPNVYAAGDCAEFANQPKGVGRINFGWRSAIRQGQLAGENMAGGNKRFGGNEGDYFWALFGFSLLDRAKK